The proteins below are encoded in one region of Conger conger chromosome 17, fConCon1.1, whole genome shotgun sequence:
- the arsh gene encoding arylsulfatase D — protein MSPLHLRSLACGLGSSVLAVLLAVSLGEEAAETGNDVRPNFILMMVDDLGIGDVGCYGNDTIRTPNIDRLAQEGVKLTQHIAAAPLCTPSRAAFMTGRYPLRSGLGGSGRVQVLLFLGGSGGLPQSEITFAKLLQRQGYSTGIVGKWHLGVSCENRQDHCHHPNQHGFDYFYGLPFTNINDCKPGAGKDILVDLQRALRDLTVLAGLAVATLAAVRFCGLLEISLKVVVLLVALVFLGAAVWYAPFADMRRWNCIIMRNQEVVQQPMDLGTLTQRLMGEAERFVERNQHNPFLLFLSLAHVHVPLFVSEGFAGKSQHGLYGDNVEEADWMIGRMVHVVDRLGLAQNTLLYFTSDHGGHIEDGDARGQRGGWNGIYRGGKGMGGWEGGIRVPGVFRWPGRLPAGRVIDQPTSLMDLYPTLVTLAGGQLPHDRVLDGHDLMPLMEGRVQRSEHEFMFHYCGAHLNAVRWHPPDSDAIFKAHFFTPNFSPEGAGGCYNITLCSCQPALVRHHRPALLFDLARDPSESAPLSPSTEPRYAEALRRVGEAAEAHARTLGPVPEQLTWERVLWRPWLQPCCGTFPFCSCSEANVTTARLG, from the exons ATGTCTCCTCTGCACCTTCGGAGCCTGGCTTGTGGTCTTGGGTCTTCTGTGCTTGCGGTGCTACTGGCGGTCAGTTTAGGAGAGGAGGCTGCGGAAACCGGAAATGACGTCAGGCCCAACTTCATCCTCATGATGGTCGATGATCTGGGCATAGGGGACGTCGGCTGCTATGGTAACGACACCATAAG AACCCCCAACATCGACCGGCTGGCCCAGGAGGGGGTGAAGCTGACCCAACACATCGCTGCCGCCCCGCTCTGCACTCCCAGCAGAGCTGCTTTTATGACTGGCCGCTACCCGCTGCGCTCAG GGCTTGGCGGCAGTGGGAGGGTGCAGgtccttttgtttttgggtgGGTCTGGAGGTCTCCCCCAAAGTGAAATAACTTTTGCCAAGCTCCTTCAGAGGCAGGGCTATAGcacagggattgtgg GAAAGTGGCACTTAGGTGTGAGCTGTGAGAACCGACAGGACCACTGTCACCACCCAAACCAGCATGGCTTCGACTACTTCTACGGCCTGCCCTTCACCAACATTAACGACTGTAAGCCGGGGGCGGGGAAGGATATCCTGGTGGACCTGCAGCGGGCGTTACGGGACCTGACTGTGCTGGCGGGCCTGGCCGTGGCGACTCTGGCCGCTGTGCGGTTCTGCGGCCTGCTGGAGATCAGCCTGAAGGTGGTCGTTCTGCTGGTGGCCCTGGTCTTCCTGGGAGCGGCTGTCTGGTACGCGCCCTTCGCAGACATGCGGAGGTGGAACTGCATCATCATGAGGAACCAGGAGGTGGTGCAGCAGCCCATGGACCTGGGCACTCTGACGCAAAGGCTCATGGGAGAGGCCGAGCGCTTTGTGGAGAG AAACCAACACAATCCCttcctcctgttcctctccctgGCTCATGTCCACGTCCCTCTCTTCGTGTCCGAGGGCTTCGCCGGGAAGAGCCAACACGGGCTGTACGGTGACAACGTGGAAGAGGCGGACTGGATGATCG gCAGGATGGTTCATGTGGTGGACAGGCTGGGCCTGGCCCAGAACACCCTCCTGTACTTCACGTCCGATCACGGGGGCCACATCGAGGACGGAGACGCGCGGGGCCAGAGGGGAGGCTGGAACGGGATCTACAGAG GGGGAAAGGGCATggggggttgggagggggggaTCCGGGTGCCTGGCGTGTTCCGCTGGCCCGGCCGGCTGCCAGCGGGGAGAGTGATTGACCAGCCCACAAGCCTCATGGATCTGTACCCCACCCTGGTCACCCTGGCCGGGGGACAGCTGCCCCATGATAG GGTGTTGGATGGCCATGACCTGATGCCTCTAATGGAAGGCAGAGTGCAGCGGTCGGAGCATGAGTTCATGTTCCACTACTGTGGAGCCCACCTGAACGCCGTGCGCTGGCACCCTCCAGACA GTGACGCCATTTTCAAGGCCCACTTCTTCACCCCCAACTTCTCTccggagggggcagggggttgCTACAACATCACCCTCTGCTCGTGCCAACCGGCACTGGTCCGGCACCACCGACCGGCCCTGCTGTTCGACCTGGCCCGGGACCCGTCCGAGAGCGCCCCTCTGTCCCCCAGCACGGAGCCGCGCTACGCCGAGGCTCTGCGGAGGGTGGGGGAGGCGGCCGAGGCACACGCCAGGACCCTGGGGCCCGTCCCGGAGCAGCTGACCTGGGAGAGGGTCCTCTGGAGGCCTTGGCTGCAGCCCTGCTGTGGGACCTTCCCCTTCTGCTCGTGCTCAGAGGCCAACGTCACCACGGCCCGGCTGGGCTGA
- the gyg2 gene encoding glycogenin-2, producing MPVTDQAFVTLATNDMYSQGALVLGKCLRRHETSRLTVVMVTLHVSQGARAALAGVFHQVKEVEVLDSSDWAHLSMMGRPELGVTLTKLHCWALTEYTKCVFLDADMLVLCNVDELFDREDFSAAPDPGWPDCFNSGVFIFRPSLQTHGRLLQRAKENGSFDGGDQGLLNSFFSDWATEDISKHLPFIYNLSTSTIYTYLPAFQQYGREAKIIHFLGAVKPWHCTYDHQKGEVSLGDGSLCHPMLSPFLKQWWAEYWRPGAPSFTQADVWQSPEAHHQKAGSIGTTHQEDLSLHVEQPSTPTASKETGTHSADTPPANEGATSDWTHPLDPPPVEEGGSFGSGALESSQSEEPVLELSASIAEVAIHRTAEEEDQEHKRQWEEGCADYLGKDAFDNIRKKLDKFLK from the exons ATGCCAG TAACAGACCAGGCTTTTGTCACCCTGGCCACTAATGACATGTACAGCCAGGGGGCGCTAGTCCTAGGGAAGTGCTTGCGCCGGCACGAGACCTCCCGACTGACCGTGGTGATGGTCACCTTGCACGTTTCCCAGGGTGCACg GGCAGCCCTGGCGGGAGTGTTCCACCAGGTGaaggaggtggaggttctgGACAGTTCAGACTGGGCACACCTGAGCATGATGGGCCGTCCAGAGCTGGGTGTCACCCTCACCAAGCTCCACTGCTGGGCCCTCACAGAGTACACCAAGTGCGTGTTCCTGGACGCTGACATGCTC GTGCTGTGTAACGTGGACGAGCTCTTCGACCGTGAGGATTTCTCCGCTGCCCCTGACCCAGGCTGGCCTGACTGCTTCAACTCCGGCGTTTTTATCTTCCGGCCATCTCTGCAGACCCACGGCCGGCTTCTGCAGCGGGCCAAGGAGAACGGCAGTTTCGACG GTGGAGACCAGGGGCTGTTGAATTCCTTCTTCAGTGACTGGGCCACGGAAGACATCAGCAAGCACCTGCCATTCATCTATAACCTCAGCACCAGCACTATCTACACTTACTTACCAGCGTTCCAGCA GTACGGGCGAGAGGCTAAGATCATTCACTTCCTGGGTGCAGTCAAGCCCTGGCATTGCACGTATGACCATCAGAAGGGGGAGGTTTCCCTGGGAGATGGGTCGCTGTGTCACCCGATGCTCAGCCCGTTTCTGAAGCAGTGGTGGGCGGAGTACTGGAGGCCTGGAGCACCATCTTTTACACAGGCAGACGTCTGGCAGAGCCCCGAGGCACACCATCAAAAG GCGGGAAGCATTGGGACGACACACCAAGAGGATTTGTCTCTGCATGTAGAGCAGCCTTCTACACCCACAGCATCAAAGGAAACG GGGACGCACAGCGCAGACACACCTCCGGCGAATGAGGGCGCAACTTCTGACTGGACACACCCCCTGGACCCACCTCCAGTTGAGGAAGGCGGCTCCTTTGGTTCAGGAGCCTTggagagcagccaatcagaagagcCTGTTTTGGAGCTG TCTGCCTCCATCGCTGAGGTGGCCATCCACCGCACAGCAGAGGAGGAAGACCAGGAGCACAAACGCCAATGGGAGGAGGGCTGTGCCGACTACCTGGGGAAGGATGCTTTTGACAACATCAGGAAAAAACTGGACAAATTCCTTAAGTAG